The Actinomycetota bacterium genome includes the window GTGCCGCCGCCTCCCTCGATCATGTCGATGTCGCCGTTCTTCAGGGCCTGGATCATCGCATCGTCGTTGCGGAACATCTCCAGGCCGAAGCTGTCGATGTGGGGCTTGGGGCCGTAGAAGCTCGGGTTCCGCTCGAACAGGGCGATGTCCTTGGGCGTGTACTCCTTGAGGATGAACGGGCCGCCCGACACGACCGGCGCCGGGTTCTTGAAGGACCGCAGCTCGGTGCCGGTGCCCGTGGCAATGGGTGCCCACACGTGCTCGGGGATGACGGGGACCTGCTGGAGCTGCGAGAGGACGTTCGCCACCGGCGCCTCGTAGTGGATGACCAGGGTGGTGTCGTTCGGCGCCTCCGCCCCCGTCACGTGGAGCAGGTACGAGGCCGAGCTGGCCGTGGGGCCCTTGGCGAACTTCAGGATGGTCGCGATGGTGAACTCGGCGTCCTTCGCCGTGAGGGGCTGGCCGTCGGACCACTTCGCGCCGGCGATGGTGTGGAAGGTCCACGTCAGCCCGTCCTGCGACTGCTCCCAGGACGTCGCGAAGTCGCCCACGATGGCGTCGTCCGACGTGTCCCCGGCCGCCACCTTCGTGGTGTCGTACTGGACCAGGTAGGGATAGATGTACTCGAACGTGGTGAACGAGTCCTGGTTGAAGGCGACGAACGGATTGATCGAGTCGATGGTCGAGTTGGTGCCGATGCGAAGGACCCCACCCTCGACGATCTTGGTCCCCCTGGTGGTGGTGGTGGTGGTGGCTGACGTGCCGCCACCCCCCCCGGTGCAGGCCGGGGCCGCCAGCACGAGGGCCAGCACCGGGACCATCCACAGCCGAAGTCCTCTCACGTCGGTTCCTCCTTCATCTGCCGCGACGGGTCCGCCGCTTCCAGAGCGGACTCCTCGATGACGAGCGTGCGGGCGTCGGCGTCGACGGTGGCCGTCACGCCGAGCGGGACCGTGGACAGGTGCTTGCCGTGCCCGAGCGGGAGGTTGAACACGACCGGCACGCCGAGCGGCTGCAACCTCGACTCGAACACGTCCTCCATCGACCTCCCCTGGAGCCATGGTTCCGGGAAGAGCTTGTCCTCGCAATGGGCCATCTCCCCCACGGCCACGCCGACGACCCCGTCGAGCTTCCCGGCGTTGGCCAGGTGCAGGAGCATCCCGTCCACCTGATAGGGCGGGCACCACACGTCCTCGAAGAACAGGATGGACCCGTCCAGGTCCACTTCCCAGGGCGTGGCGAGCGTCTCCCGGAGCAGCCACAGGCACCCGCCCACCAGGGGGGCGGTCGCCCTGCCACTCCCCATGGCACCCACGTAGGGATCGTCGGGCCTGGGGGCGACGGCGCCCAGGGGCTCGGTGGCGGAGAGCGCCCGGACCAGGCCCTCGCGGGTGAAATCGGTGCGCTCGGGGTCACCCAGGGTGAGGAAGTTGGGCCCGTAGAACGTGACCAGGCCGGTGGCCCGGCGGATGGAAACGTGCAGCGCCGTCACGTCCGAGTAGCCCACGAGCGGCTTGGGGTTCGCGGCGATCGCCGCCATGTCGAGAAGCGGGACCACTTCGGAGGCGCCGAATCCGCCGCCCAGCGACTGCACGACGTCCACCTCGGGGTCTTCGAACATGGACACCAGGTCGCGGGCCCGGGTCTTCGCGTCCCCCGCCAGATAGGCGTCCCGGTCGTACACCCCGCCGGCCAGCTTGACCCGGTAGCCTCTCGACTCCCACCAGCGGAGGGCGCGGTCCACGTCGGAGCGCTGCTCCCACGGGCTGGAGGTGCCGGCGACCCCGATGGTCCCGCCCGGACGGAGCGGCCGCGGCTTGACGAGCGGCGACCGGGTCACGATGGTGCCATCGGCTTCCGCCGCTCGGGAAGCGGCTTCTCCCGAAGCTCCCGGACGTAGGCCACGCACTCGGCGACAGCCGCCTCCAGCAGGGCTTTCCCCTTCCCCGCCGTGGCCAGCGTGGGCCGGCCCTGGACGCCCGTGCGGCTGAACGACGACCACCATGGCATGAGCTTGAGGGACCCGTCGGACCAGTCGAACCAGGCGTGCTCGCCCTCCGGGTAGGACTGCTCGTCCACCGCCAGCGCCATGTCCACAGCGTCCGGGTCGATGGCCAGGTAGATGGAGGTCTCCAGCTCACACGCGTGGGCCATGCCCCCTCGTTCCGAATCGCGGACCGCGGCGATCGCTTCCGCCGCGGCCGGGCTGGTCAGGTAGAAGGCCGCGGCGGCCAGCGAGCCGGGGTGCTCGATCATCACCAGGCGGGCCGCCATCTCCACCAGGTTCTGGTTCGACCCGTGGCCGTTCAGGAACAGCAGGCGGCGGAAGCCGTGGCGGACCAGCGAGGTGCCGACGTCGGTGAGGTACCGGGTGAAGGTGTCCCACCCGATGGTGATGGGGCCGGGAAAGTCCATGTGGTGGGGCGAGTAGCCGTGGGGGATGGCGGGGAGCAGCACGATCTCGCCGGAAGCCTCCTCCGCGGCGCGGCGGCAGATCTCCTCGACGATCCGGAGGTCGGCGTCGATGGGGAGGTGATGGCCGTGGTCCTCCAGGGTCGCGACCGGGATCAGGCACACCCGGTCCTCCGCGGCGGTCGCGGCCACCTCGGGCCAGGTCAGGCGGTCGTATCGGAGCGGGCGGGTCCTCACGACGCGCGCTCCCGGCCCAGGGCTGCTCGGACGTCGATCTCGGTGAACGGCGTGATGCACGGATTGCCGGGAGCGACCCACATCCGGCCTTCCTCGACGTGGCACACCATGGCGAACAGGATGGACTCTGCCTCGTCGCCGTCGCGTTCCTGGGGGTGGGCGCAGATGGAGAGCGCTCCGGCCTGGTGGTCGTGAAGGATGGCCATGGCGTCATCCACGGTCGACGACGCCGCCGCCAGCTCCCGGGCGCGGGCCAGCCGGGTCCGGGTCCCGGGCCCGTGGTTCCCGTCACCCTTCGCCAGGTCCGGGTCGAGGTAGTGGTTGGTGTGGCCGGTGACGCCGTCCAGGACCCGATGGTCGGTGGCGCTCGTCTCCACCACGAACGCTTCGCCGCCGCCGCCGCCGCCGCCGCCCGCGAACAGGTGGGCGTAGCCTCCGGCCCGCCCCTCGACCGTGGCGCGACGGACCGCGTCCTCCCGGTCTGCGGCCTGGAGCGCGGAACGGGACACCAGCAGGCGCGGGATTC containing:
- a CDS encoding LD-carboxypeptidase, which gives rise to MTRSPLVKPRPLRPGGTIGVAGTSSPWEQRSDVDRALRWWESRGYRVKLAGGVYDRDAYLAGDAKTRARDLVSMFEDPEVDVVQSLGGGFGASEVVPLLDMAAIAANPKPLVGYSDVTALHVSIRRATGLVTFYGPNFLTLGDPERTDFTREGLVRALSATEPLGAVAPRPDDPYVGAMGSGRATAPLVGGCLWLLRETLATPWEVDLDGSILFFEDVWCPPYQVDGMLLHLANAGKLDGVVGVAVGEMAHCEDKLFPEPWLQGRSMEDVFESRLQPLGVPVVFNLPLGHGKHLSTVPLGVTATVDADARTLVIEESALEAADPSRQMKEEPT
- a CDS encoding creatininase family protein; the encoded protein is MRTRPLRYDRLTWPEVAATAAEDRVCLIPVATLEDHGHHLPIDADLRIVEEICRRAAEEASGEIVLLPAIPHGYSPHHMDFPGPITIGWDTFTRYLTDVGTSLVRHGFRRLLFLNGHGSNQNLVEMAARLVMIEHPGSLAAAAFYLTSPAAAEAIAAVRDSERGGMAHACELETSIYLAIDPDAVDMALAVDEQSYPEGEHAWFDWSDGSLKLMPWWSSFSRTGVQGRPTLATAGKGKALLEAAVAECVAYVRELREKPLPERRKPMAPS